From Phragmites australis chromosome 5, lpPhrAust1.1, whole genome shotgun sequence, a single genomic window includes:
- the LOC133919066 gene encoding uncharacterized protein LOC133919066 yields MAAASSPTSPPPVTDAAAPGLPDLSVPYDLATRGQWQALLSHLSHPSHAPHPHHRLLLSALSALSLSKLRRFPDAAALLASLHPDPACPPPPFLIRLLHALLPLFLPDRPLALDRLYTLLSSVRARPNAGHPEWRRRDAVVASFLAADHLAHREFDVALSLLADIATRNPSDPVLLSRLAYAHLQIGNLAAASAAFRHVESVAAAADPARYVNLLARNRALECIVAKDYAAAVREYERCIESDPADAVALNNKALCLMYSRDLGDAIKVLEGALERVPTAALSETVVVNLCSMYELAYVNHGEVKRSLAEWIARVAPDDFDTSCTRM; encoded by the coding sequence ATGGCCGCCGCTTCTTCCCCCACGTCTCCGCCGCCGGTGACCGACGCCGCCGCGCCAGGCCTCCCCGACCTCTCGGTCCCCTACGACCTGGCCACGCGGGGGCAGTGGCAGGCGCTACTCTCCCACCTCTCCCACCCCTCCCACGCGCCCCATccgcaccaccgcctcctcctctccgcgCTCTccgccctctccctctccaagcTCCGCCGCTTCCCCGACGCCGCCGCGCTCCTCGCTTCCCTGCACCCCGACCCCGCCTGCCCGCCGCCACCCTTCCTCATCCGCCTCCTCcacgccctcctccctctcttcctccccgaCCGCCCCCTGGCCCTCGACCGCCTCTACACGCTCCTCTCCTCCGTCCGCGCCCGCCCCAACGCCGGACACCCCGAGTGGCGCCGCCGCGACGCCGTCGTCGCGTCCTTCCTCGCCGCCGACCACCTAGCCCACCGCGAGTTCGACGTCGCCCTCTCGCTCCTCGCCGACATCGCCACCCGCAACCCGAGCGACCCGGTcctcctctcccgcctagcATACGCGCACCTCCAGATTGGcaacctcgccgccgcctccgccgccttccgCCACGTGGAGtccgtggccgccgccgccgaccccgCGCGGTACGTCAACCTCCTCGCCCGAAACCGCGCGCTCGAGTGCATCGTGGCCAAGGACTACGCGGCTGCGGTGCGGGAGTACGAGCGCTGCATCGAGTCCGACCCCGCGGACGCCGTGGCCCTCAACAACAAGGCGCTGTGCCTCATGTACTCGCGGGACCTCGGCGACGCCATCAAGGTGCTCGAGGGTGCGCTTGAGAGAGTACCCACGGCGGCGCTCAGCGAGACGGTGGTGGTCAACCTCTGCAGCATGTACGAGCTGGCCTACGTCAACCACGGCGAGGTCAAGAGGAGCCTCGCCGAGTGGATCGCCAGGGTCGCGCCCGACGATTTCGACACCTCCTGCACGCGCATGTAG
- the LOC133919065 gene encoding protein disulfide isomerase-like 5-3 has translation MALRRLLPFLLVILLFVLPPPPSCVASGGGEPAEFEIPRDGSVVELDESSFDAAVRAVDLLFVDFYAPWCGHCKRLAPQLDEAAPVLAGLSTPIVVAKVNADKYRKLGSKYGVDGFPTLMLFDHGAPSEYTGSRKADLLIENLKKLVAPDVSVLESDSAIKGFVEAAGIGFPLFIGFGVEESLIAEYGAKYKKKAWFSVAKDFSEDMMVVYDFDKVPALVSHNTKYNEHSVFYGPFEGTFLEDFIRQSLLPLTVPINRETVKMLNDDERKVVLTILDDEADEYSPQLIKILRSAANANHDLVFGYVGVKQWEEFTETFDVSKSSQLPKMVVWDGNEEYEVVEGSERLEEGNYGSQISHFLEGYRAGRTIKKKVGRGSPTLLGVNAMYILIFLVAVLLVMMYFSGQGEEDHRPRRAHED, from the exons ATGGCGCTGCGGCGGCTGCTTCCCTTCCTCCTAGTCATCCTCCTCTTCGttctgccgccgccaccgagctGCGTGGCCAGCGGCGGAGGGGAGCCGGCGGAGTTCGAGATCCCCCGGGACGGGAGTGTGGTGGAGCTGGACGAGAGCAGCTTCGATGCGGCGGTGCGCGCCGTCGACCTCCTCTTCGTCGACTTCTATGCCCCCTGGTGCGGCCACTGCAAGCGCCTCGCCCCCCAG CTGGACGAGGCTGCTCCTGTGCTGGCTGGACTGAGCACGCCTATCGTTGTTGCTAAAGTAAATGCCGACAAATACAGGAAGCTCGGGTCCAAATATGGAGTAGA TGGGTTCCCTACTTTGATGCTTTTTGACCATGGGGCCCCCTCAGAGTACACGGGTTCAAGGAAGGCTGATTTGCTCATTGAGAACCTTAAGAAGCTTGTTGCGCCTGATGTTTCTGTTCTCGAGTCAGACTCGGCAAtcaaaggctttgttgaggcTGCTGGTATCGGTTTCCCATTATTTATCGGATTTGGGGTGGAGGAATCATTGATTGCTGAATATGGAgcaaagtacaagaagaaggcaTGGTTTTCTGTAGCAAAGGATTTCTCTGAGGATATGATGGTCGTGTATGATTTTGACAAGGTTCCAGCATTGGTTTCTCATAACACAAAATATAATGAGCACAGTGTATTCTATGGTCCATTTGAAG GAACCTTTTTGGAAGATTTTATACGGCAATCCCTACTGCCTTTAACTGTGCCCATCAACAGAGAGACTGTGAAGATGTTGAATGATGATGAGAGGAAAGTGGTTCTTACAATTTTGGACGATGAAGCAGATGAATATTCTCCGCAGCTGATAAAAATTTTGAGGTCTGCAGCCAATGCAAACCACGATTTGGtgtttggatatgtgggagtCAAGCAGTGGGAGGAATTCACGGAGACTTTTGATGTTTCAAAGAGCTCACAGCTGCCAAAGATGGTTGTCTGGGACGGAAACGAGGAATATGAAGTA GTTGAGGGTTCAGAGAGGCTTGAAGAAGGCAACTACGGATCCCAAATTAGTCATTTTCTTGAGGGGTATAGGGCAGGAAGAACAATAAAGAAGAAAGTGGGCCGTGGTTCCCCAACACTGCTTGGTGTTAATGCGATGTACATTCTCATCTTCTTGGTCGCTGTTCTTCTTGTTATGATGTATTTTTCTGGGCAAGGCGAGGAGGATCACCGGCCAAGAAGGGCCCATGAAGACTGA